A single Cnuibacter physcomitrellae DNA region contains:
- a CDS encoding YceI family protein gives MRNTTRMTVVALTGVFAVGVVVVVAAPILSSSLASSSPASVQGVVPTVVGTDQSDDDVAPVAADAPVWTLGSGSSVRFRVVDSDDDDVISSAATDIAGSLTLADGVLSQAEFVVDLASTPIESARADDGLMSALAAAASGNPMATFVLTAPASVGAGDGTYTTPLVGTLTVSGKAIPVSAVAEVTIDGSSGSLVASIPMELSDYGVPAANGASAYFDMTLTLADAN, from the coding sequence TTGAGAAACACGACCAGAATGACCGTCGTCGCGCTGACGGGCGTGTTCGCCGTCGGCGTCGTCGTGGTCGTCGCGGCCCCCATCCTCTCCAGCTCGCTCGCGTCGAGCTCGCCCGCGTCCGTCCAGGGCGTGGTCCCCACGGTGGTCGGCACCGACCAGAGCGACGACGACGTGGCCCCCGTCGCCGCGGATGCGCCGGTGTGGACCCTGGGAAGCGGCTCCAGCGTGCGGTTCCGGGTCGTCGACAGCGACGACGACGATGTCATCTCGAGCGCCGCCACCGACATCGCCGGGTCCCTCACCCTGGCCGACGGGGTGCTCTCGCAGGCGGAGTTCGTCGTCGACCTGGCCTCGACCCCGATCGAGTCCGCGCGCGCCGACGACGGGCTGATGAGCGCGCTGGCCGCCGCGGCCTCCGGCAATCCGATGGCCACGTTCGTGCTCACCGCGCCCGCCAGCGTCGGTGCCGGCGACGGGACCTACACGACCCCGCTCGTCGGCACCCTCACCGTGTCGGGCAAGGCGATCCCGGTCTCCGCGGTCGCGGAGGTCACGATCGACGGCTCGAGCGGCAGCCTGGTCGCGTCGATCCCGATGGAGCTGTCGGACTACGGCGTCCCGGCCGCCAACGGCGCCTCGGCGTACTTCGACATGACCCTCACCCTGGCCGACGCGAACTGA
- a CDS encoding ADP-dependent NAD(P)H-hydrate dehydratase encodes MPRHDDDPAEGWTELTELDAARCVAVPGPDDDKYSRGVLGMLTGSPQYPGAAVLGVEAATRTGVGMVRYLAEDRPTDFVLRARPEVVTSDGRVQAWLAGSGTDPGSRSAEASARLGEAVASGLTLVLDAGALDRVDDVRGPCVLTPHAGELQRLIEAHGETVDRATISADPRRWALTAARLTGCTVLLKGFVTHICSAEGERLTVTSTTSWTATAGAGDVLAGAIGALLATNAQRIADDPGSLVPLAATGALLHARAAARASGGGPIVALDIAEALPAVVAELSSRRPG; translated from the coding sequence ATGCCACGTCACGACGATGACCCGGCCGAGGGCTGGACGGAGCTGACCGAGCTCGACGCCGCACGGTGCGTGGCCGTTCCGGGGCCCGACGACGACAAGTACTCGCGCGGTGTCCTCGGGATGCTGACGGGGTCGCCCCAGTACCCGGGCGCGGCGGTCCTGGGGGTCGAGGCCGCGACGCGCACCGGGGTGGGGATGGTGCGGTACCTGGCGGAGGACCGACCCACCGACTTCGTGCTGCGTGCCCGGCCGGAGGTCGTGACGTCCGACGGGCGCGTGCAGGCCTGGCTCGCCGGCTCCGGGACCGACCCGGGCTCACGGTCGGCGGAGGCCTCCGCACGGCTCGGCGAGGCCGTCGCGAGCGGGCTCACGCTGGTCCTCGACGCGGGGGCGCTCGATCGCGTCGACGACGTCCGGGGGCCCTGCGTCCTCACCCCTCACGCGGGAGAGCTGCAGCGCCTAATCGAGGCCCACGGCGAGACGGTGGATCGCGCGACGATCTCGGCCGACCCGCGGCGGTGGGCGCTGACGGCCGCGCGCCTGACCGGATGCACGGTGCTGCTCAAGGGCTTCGTCACCCACATCTGCTCGGCCGAGGGCGAGCGTCTGACCGTGACCTCGACGACCTCGTGGACGGCGACGGCGGGCGCCGGCGACGTGCTCGCGGGCGCCATCGGCGCGCTCCTGGCGACGAACGCCCAGCGCATCGCCGACGACCCCGGCTCCCTCGTCCCGCTGGCGGCGACCGGAGCGCTCCTGCACGCCCGCGCCGCGGCGCGCGCCTCCGGCGGCGGCCCGATCGTGGCGCTCGACATCGCCGAGGCGCTGCCCGCCGTGGTCGCGGAGCTCAGTTCGCGTCGGCCAGGGTGA
- a CDS encoding hemolysin family protein: MSDWLGILWLVLLLAGNAFFVAAEFAVISARRSQIEPLAEAGSARARTALWAMEHATLMLATCQLGITVCSLLILNVSEPAIHHLLEVPLHLTGLPEEVIGTIAFVITLVLVSFLHVVLGEMVPKNLSFTVPDRAVLLLATPLVAIGRVVRPITVALNATANAALRLFRVEPKSEAASAFTLDEVETIVEQSTREGMLSDTAGTLSAAFEFTTKKVKEVAVPLSELVSLPPTATPTDVERAVAKYGFSRYVVLDASGEPAGYVHLKDVIDLDDDEFDLPIPAKRIRRIPGVYEGTDLEDALAAMRRTGSHLSRSFTQEGATTGVLFLEDIIEELVGEVQDATSRR; the protein is encoded by the coding sequence ATGTCTGATTGGCTCGGGATCCTCTGGCTCGTCCTGCTCCTGGCCGGCAACGCGTTCTTCGTGGCCGCGGAGTTCGCGGTGATCTCGGCGCGTCGTTCGCAGATCGAGCCGCTCGCCGAGGCCGGCTCGGCTCGCGCGCGCACCGCGCTCTGGGCGATGGAGCACGCGACGCTGATGCTCGCGACGTGCCAGCTCGGCATCACGGTCTGCTCGCTGCTCATCCTCAACGTCTCGGAGCCGGCGATCCACCACCTCCTGGAGGTTCCGCTCCACCTGACCGGGCTGCCGGAGGAGGTGATCGGCACGATCGCGTTCGTCATCACGCTTGTGCTGGTGTCCTTCCTCCACGTCGTGCTCGGCGAGATGGTGCCGAAGAACCTGTCGTTCACGGTGCCCGATCGGGCGGTGCTGCTCCTCGCGACCCCGCTCGTGGCCATCGGCCGCGTGGTCCGGCCGATCACGGTGGCTCTGAACGCCACGGCGAACGCGGCGCTGCGGCTGTTCCGCGTCGAGCCCAAGAGCGAGGCGGCGAGCGCGTTCACCCTCGACGAGGTGGAGACGATCGTCGAGCAGTCGACGAGAGAGGGCATGCTCTCCGACACCGCGGGCACTCTCTCCGCCGCCTTCGAGTTCACGACGAAGAAGGTCAAGGAGGTCGCCGTGCCGCTGTCGGAGCTGGTGAGCCTGCCGCCCACCGCCACGCCGACCGACGTCGAGCGCGCCGTGGCGAAGTACGGCTTCTCCCGGTACGTCGTACTCGACGCGTCGGGCGAGCCCGCCGGGTACGTGCACCTGAAGGACGTGATCGACCTCGACGACGACGAGTTCGACCTGCCGATCCCGGCCAAGCGGATCCGTCGGATCCCCGGCGTCTACGAGGGCACCGACCTCGAGGACGCCCTGGCGGCGATGCGCCGCACGGGGAGCCACCTGTCGCGGTCGTTCACGCAGGAGGGAGCGACGACGGGCGTGCTGTTCCTGGAGGACATCATCGAGGAGCTGGTGGGAGAGGTGCAGGATGCCACGTCACGACGATGA
- a CDS encoding hemolysin family protein, giving the protein MVGVGVLLTVGTGFFVASEFSLVNLDRSELEARTERGERGLAPTITALRHTSTHLSSAQLGITLTTLLTGFTMEPAISALLTGPMTAVGIPEVVVPVLATVIGIVIATLLSMIVGELVPKNFALALPLPTARIVVPFQLAFTMVFRPAVALLNNSANVLLRAMGIEPKEELSGARTADELSSLVRRSAMQGTLEEDTATLLDRTLQFSSHTAADAMTARPAVVSVRRSDPSVAVLDLAAATGHSRFPVIDDNIDDIVGVVHVKQAVAIPRDRRRDVPVSAIATDIVRVPETMMLDSLLGEVRGRGYQMAVVVDEYGGTAGVVTLEDVVEELVGELVDEHDRRFAAIVTSRGATTFPGILRPDELADQAGIHVPDDGPYETVGGFVMARLGRLPEVGDRVGIDDGALVVERLDGRRIDRIRFLPAHPEGAAPASTEEVRDV; this is encoded by the coding sequence ATGGTCGGCGTCGGAGTGCTGCTCACCGTCGGCACCGGCTTCTTCGTCGCGTCGGAGTTCTCGCTCGTCAACCTCGACCGCTCCGAGCTCGAGGCCCGCACCGAGCGGGGCGAACGCGGACTCGCGCCGACCATCACCGCCCTCCGTCACACCTCGACGCACCTGTCCAGCGCTCAGCTGGGCATCACCCTCACCACTCTCCTCACCGGGTTCACGATGGAACCGGCGATCAGCGCCCTGCTGACCGGGCCGATGACGGCGGTCGGCATCCCCGAGGTCGTCGTCCCGGTGCTCGCCACCGTGATCGGCATCGTCATCGCCACGCTGCTGTCGATGATCGTGGGGGAGCTCGTCCCGAAGAACTTCGCCCTCGCCCTGCCGCTCCCCACGGCACGCATCGTCGTGCCCTTCCAACTCGCGTTCACCATGGTGTTCCGCCCTGCCGTGGCGCTGCTCAACAACAGCGCGAACGTGCTCCTGCGGGCCATGGGCATCGAGCCGAAGGAGGAGCTGTCGGGAGCGCGCACCGCCGACGAGCTGTCCTCGCTGGTCAGGCGCTCGGCGATGCAGGGCACCCTCGAGGAGGACACCGCCACCCTCCTCGACCGCACGCTGCAGTTCTCCTCCCACACGGCGGCCGACGCGATGACCGCCCGGCCCGCCGTGGTGAGCGTCCGGCGCTCCGACCCGTCGGTCGCGGTGCTCGACCTCGCGGCGGCCACCGGGCACAGCCGGTTCCCCGTGATCGACGACAACATCGACGACATCGTGGGAGTCGTCCACGTCAAGCAGGCGGTCGCCATCCCGCGTGACCGTCGCCGCGACGTCCCCGTCTCGGCGATCGCCACCGACATCGTGCGGGTGCCGGAGACGATGATGCTCGACTCCCTCCTCGGCGAGGTGCGCGGCCGCGGGTACCAGATGGCCGTGGTCGTCGACGAGTACGGCGGCACGGCCGGCGTGGTCACCCTCGAGGACGTGGTCGAGGAGCTGGTGGGCGAGCTCGTCGACGAGCACGACCGCCGGTTCGCCGCGATCGTCACGAGCCGCGGCGCCACGACCTTCCCCGGGATCCTCCGCCCCGACGAGCTCGCCGATCAGGCGGGCATCCACGTCCCCGACGACGGGCCCTACGAGACCGTGGGCGGGTTCGTGATGGCGCGCCTGGGCAGGCTGCCGGAGGTCGGTGACCGGGTCGGCATCGACGACGGCGCGCTCGTGGTCGAGCGCCTCGACGGCAGGCGGATCGACCGCATCCGCTTCCTGCCCGCCCATCCCGAGGGCGCCGCCCCGGCCTCGACCGAGGAGGTGCGCGATGTCTGA
- a CDS encoding GuaB1 family IMP dehydrogenase-related protein codes for MEFYGSTATHDLTYSDVFLIPSRSGVSSRLDVSLAPEDGTGMTIPIVSANMNSVTGPRLAASLARRGGLGVLPQDMPLQDLDAAIRWVKSRPVVYDTPFEFRADDTVENARMLLPPVPGQGLVIHDAAGDYVGCLTAMRLASAPADARLGDLVHGASPALDAEDVDSPRAAFDAMAAADLDFVPVLQHGAVIGTLSRTSALRATIYGPAVDADGRLRVAAAVGINGDVVAKARALVAAGVDVLVLDTAHGHQEGMLRALRAVSDAKLGVPIAAGNVVTAAAVVDLVRAGADIVKVGVGPGAMCTTRMMTAVGRPQFSAVLETAAAARELGAHVWADGGVRYPRDVALALAAGASSVMIGSWFAGTIEAPGLLSADEAGRVYKESWGMASTKAVQERFGRLDAYELARKTLFAEGISSSRIYLDPLRPSLDDLLDMITSGVRSSFTYAGASTPAEFHAHALVGIQSAAGYEEGKALPVSW; via the coding sequence ATGGAGTTCTACGGTTCCACGGCCACGCACGACCTGACCTACTCCGACGTGTTCCTCATCCCGTCGAGGTCGGGCGTGTCGAGCCGTCTCGACGTGTCGCTCGCTCCGGAGGACGGCACCGGGATGACCATCCCCATCGTCTCGGCCAACATGAACTCCGTCACCGGCCCGCGCCTGGCGGCCTCGCTCGCCCGTCGCGGCGGACTCGGCGTCCTGCCGCAGGACATGCCCCTCCAGGACCTCGACGCCGCCATCCGCTGGGTGAAGTCGCGGCCGGTGGTCTACGACACGCCCTTCGAGTTCCGCGCCGACGACACGGTCGAGAACGCCAGGATGCTGCTGCCCCCGGTCCCCGGTCAGGGGCTCGTGATCCACGACGCCGCCGGGGACTACGTGGGCTGCCTGACGGCGATGCGTCTGGCGAGCGCTCCCGCCGACGCACGGCTGGGTGATCTCGTGCACGGTGCCTCCCCCGCCCTCGACGCGGAGGACGTCGACTCCCCGCGTGCCGCCTTCGACGCGATGGCGGCGGCGGACCTCGATTTCGTGCCGGTGCTCCAGCACGGCGCGGTCATCGGCACGCTGAGCCGGACGAGCGCCCTGCGCGCGACGATCTACGGCCCGGCGGTCGACGCCGACGGCAGGCTGCGGGTCGCCGCGGCCGTGGGGATCAACGGCGACGTGGTCGCCAAGGCGCGGGCCCTGGTTGCCGCGGGCGTCGACGTGCTCGTGCTCGACACCGCTCACGGCCACCAGGAGGGGATGCTGCGCGCGCTCCGCGCGGTGTCCGACGCGAAGCTCGGCGTGCCGATCGCCGCGGGGAACGTGGTCACGGCCGCCGCGGTGGTCGATCTAGTGCGCGCCGGCGCCGACATCGTCAAGGTGGGTGTGGGGCCGGGCGCGATGTGCACCACCCGGATGATGACCGCGGTCGGGCGTCCTCAGTTCTCCGCGGTGCTCGAGACGGCGGCCGCGGCGCGCGAGCTCGGCGCCCACGTCTGGGCCGACGGCGGGGTGCGCTATCCGCGCGACGTCGCCCTGGCGCTGGCCGCCGGCGCGTCCTCGGTGATGATCGGATCCTGGTTCGCGGGCACGATCGAGGCTCCGGGGCTGCTGAGCGCCGACGAGGCGGGACGCGTCTACAAGGAGAGCTGGGGGATGGCCTCGACCAAGGCCGTGCAGGAGCGGTTCGGCCGTCTCGACGCGTACGAGCTCGCCCGCAAGACCCTGTTCGCGGAGGGGATCTCCTCCAGCCGCATCTACCTCGACCCGCTCCGTCCGTCGCTCGACGACCTCCTCGACATGATCACGTCGGGTGTGCGCAGCTCCTTCACCTATGCGGGCGCGTCGACGCCGGCCGAGTTCCACGCCCACGCCCTGGTCGGCATCCAGTCCGCGGCCGGGTACGAGGAGGGCAAGGCGCTGCCCGTCTCCTGGTGA
- a CDS encoding multifunctional oxoglutarate decarboxylase/oxoglutarate dehydrogenase thiamine pyrophosphate-binding subunit/dihydrolipoyllysine-residue succinyltransferase subunit, translating into MAGQLTSVGAEEGTAAEFGANEWLVEELYEQYLTDKQSVDQSWWPVLESYHAHVEAKRAAAPADQGGADPVTTPPVPQTESAQVAAAEAPADQARPAATQPVAKTTSIEAKPQPIPAEAPSTRRSDPDQTARDVAEDAEKDVVSPLRGMAKSLATNMDASLSVPTATSVRSIPAKLMIDNRIVINNHLRRARGGKVSFTHLIGWALVQALKDFPSQNVYYDEVDGKPSVVAPAHIGLGIAIDVPKPDGSRALLVPSVKRADTMGFNEFLSAYEDLVKRARANKLTAADFQGATISLTNPGGIGTVHSVPRLMKGQGCIIGAGALEYPAEFQGASPKTLADLGIGKVITLTSTYDHRVIQGAGSGEFLKKVHELLLGERGFYDSIFAELRIPYEPIRWAADINVDEASAIDKTARVQELINAFRVRGHLMADIDPLEYRQRSHPDLDIATHGLTFWDLDREFVTGEFGLTRQAYLRDILGVLRDSYCRKIGIEYMHIQDPVQRKWLQDKVERPYAKPGHDEQMRILEKLNEAEAFETFLQTKYVGQKRFSLEGGESVIAALDEIIQGAADSGLDEVAIGMAHRGRLNVLTNIAGKTYGQIFREFEGTQDPRTVQGSGDVKYHLGTEGTFTSIDGKEIPVYLAANPSHLEAVDGVLEGIVRAKQDRKPVGTFTTLPILVHGDAALAGQGIVYETLQMSQLRGYRTGGTIHLNINNQVGFTTPPSESRSSVYSTDVAKSIQAPIFHVNGDDPESVVRVAKLAFEYRQQFHRDVFIDLICYRRRGHNEGDDPSMTQPLMYNLIEAKRSVRKLYAEALVGRGDITEEEYEAAQHDFQDRLERAFAETHAAQTSSIPVITGDTNAVADLERPEAQRDDASSGAFETGVSEQTVQLVGDAFQNPPAGFSVHPKLQQLLQKRHDMSRNGGIDWAFGELLALGSLLVEGTPVRLAGQDARRGTFVQRHAVLHDRENGQEWLPLSNLSDNQAKFWIYDSLLSEYAAMGFEYGYSVERPDALVLWEAQFGDFANGAQTVIDEFISSAEQKWGQRSSLVLLLPHGYEGQGPDHSSARIERYLQLCAENNMVVARPSTPASYFHLLRRQAYARPRKPLVVFTPKAMLRLRGATSSVSDLTSGRFQPVIDDARITDREAVKTVLLHSGKIHYDLATELSKNPDDTVALVRVEQFYPLPLEELRAVADSYPNAQLRWVQDEPENQGAWPFIQSSLTPHLGGRALSVVSRPASASPAAGSAKRHAAEQTELIARALA; encoded by the coding sequence GTGGCAGGCCAGTTGACGAGTGTGGGCGCAGAAGAGGGAACGGCAGCCGAGTTCGGCGCCAACGAGTGGCTCGTCGAGGAGCTGTACGAGCAGTACCTGACCGACAAGCAGTCGGTCGACCAGTCGTGGTGGCCGGTGCTCGAGAGCTACCACGCCCACGTGGAGGCCAAGCGCGCCGCCGCGCCGGCCGACCAGGGCGGCGCTGACCCGGTCACGACGCCGCCCGTCCCGCAGACGGAGTCCGCCCAGGTCGCCGCCGCCGAGGCGCCGGCCGACCAGGCCCGCCCCGCCGCGACCCAGCCGGTCGCGAAGACCACGAGCATCGAGGCCAAGCCGCAGCCCATCCCGGCGGAGGCGCCCAGCACGCGACGGTCCGACCCCGACCAGACCGCTCGCGACGTCGCCGAGGACGCCGAGAAGGACGTCGTGAGCCCGCTGCGCGGCATGGCGAAGTCGCTGGCCACGAACATGGACGCGAGCCTCTCGGTCCCCACGGCCACGAGCGTGCGCTCGATCCCGGCCAAGCTGATGATCGACAACCGCATCGTCATCAACAACCACCTGCGCCGTGCGCGCGGCGGCAAGGTCTCGTTCACGCACCTCATCGGCTGGGCCCTGGTCCAGGCCCTGAAGGACTTCCCCAGCCAGAACGTCTACTACGACGAGGTCGACGGCAAGCCCTCCGTGGTGGCGCCCGCCCACATCGGGCTCGGCATCGCGATCGACGTGCCGAAGCCCGACGGATCGCGCGCGCTCCTCGTGCCCAGCGTCAAGCGGGCCGACACCATGGGGTTCAACGAGTTCCTCTCCGCCTACGAGGACCTCGTGAAGCGCGCCCGCGCGAACAAGCTCACCGCGGCAGACTTCCAGGGCGCGACGATCTCGCTCACCAACCCGGGCGGGATCGGCACCGTGCACTCGGTGCCCCGGCTCATGAAGGGCCAGGGCTGCATCATCGGCGCCGGCGCCCTCGAGTACCCGGCCGAGTTCCAGGGCGCGTCGCCGAAGACCCTCGCCGACCTCGGCATCGGCAAGGTCATCACCCTCACGAGCACCTACGACCACCGAGTCATCCAGGGCGCCGGATCGGGTGAGTTCCTGAAGAAGGTGCACGAGCTGCTCCTCGGGGAGCGCGGCTTCTACGACAGCATCTTCGCCGAGCTCCGCATCCCCTACGAGCCGATCCGCTGGGCCGCCGACATCAACGTCGACGAGGCCAGCGCGATCGACAAGACCGCTCGCGTGCAGGAGCTCATCAACGCGTTCCGGGTGCGCGGCCACCTGATGGCCGACATCGACCCGCTGGAGTACCGGCAGCGCTCGCACCCCGACCTCGACATCGCCACGCACGGCCTCACGTTCTGGGACCTCGACCGCGAGTTCGTCACGGGCGAGTTCGGCCTCACCCGGCAGGCCTACCTCCGCGACATCCTCGGCGTGCTCCGCGACTCGTACTGCCGCAAGATCGGCATCGAGTACATGCACATCCAGGACCCGGTGCAGCGCAAGTGGCTGCAGGACAAGGTCGAGCGGCCCTACGCGAAGCCCGGCCACGACGAGCAGATGCGGATCCTCGAGAAGCTCAACGAAGCCGAGGCCTTCGAGACCTTCCTGCAGACCAAGTACGTCGGGCAGAAGCGCTTCAGCCTGGAGGGCGGCGAGTCGGTCATCGCGGCGCTCGACGAGATCATCCAGGGCGCGGCCGACTCCGGCCTCGACGAGGTCGCGATCGGCATGGCCCACCGCGGCCGCCTCAACGTGCTCACGAACATCGCGGGCAAGACGTACGGGCAGATCTTCCGCGAGTTCGAGGGCACCCAGGACCCCCGCACCGTGCAGGGCTCCGGCGACGTGAAGTACCACCTCGGCACCGAGGGCACCTTCACCTCGATCGACGGCAAGGAGATCCCGGTCTACCTCGCCGCCAACCCGTCCCACCTCGAGGCGGTCGACGGAGTGCTCGAGGGCATCGTCCGCGCCAAGCAGGACCGCAAGCCGGTCGGCACCTTCACGACGCTGCCGATCCTCGTGCACGGCGACGCCGCGCTCGCCGGTCAGGGCATCGTCTACGAGACCCTGCAGATGTCGCAGCTGCGCGGCTACCGCACCGGCGGCACGATCCACCTCAACATCAACAACCAGGTCGGCTTCACCACTCCCCCGTCGGAGTCCCGGTCGTCCGTCTACTCGACCGACGTGGCGAAGTCGATCCAGGCGCCGATCTTCCACGTGAACGGGGACGACCCCGAGTCGGTGGTCCGCGTGGCCAAGCTCGCGTTCGAGTACCGCCAGCAGTTCCACCGCGACGTGTTCATCGACCTCATCTGCTACCGCCGACGCGGCCACAACGAGGGCGACGACCCGTCGATGACCCAGCCGCTGATGTACAACCTCATCGAGGCCAAGCGCAGCGTCCGCAAGCTCTACGCGGAGGCGCTCGTCGGTCGCGGCGACATCACCGAGGAGGAGTACGAGGCCGCTCAGCACGACTTCCAGGACCGTCTCGAGCGCGCCTTCGCCGAGACGCACGCCGCGCAGACCTCGTCGATCCCGGTGATCACGGGCGACACCAACGCGGTGGCCGACCTCGAGCGACCCGAGGCGCAGCGCGACGACGCCTCGTCGGGCGCGTTCGAGACCGGGGTGTCCGAGCAGACGGTGCAGCTGGTGGGCGACGCGTTCCAGAACCCGCCCGCGGGCTTCAGCGTGCATCCGAAGCTGCAGCAGCTGCTGCAGAAGCGCCACGACATGAGCCGCAACGGCGGGATCGACTGGGCGTTCGGCGAGCTCCTGGCGCTCGGCTCCCTGCTCGTCGAGGGCACTCCCGTGCGCCTGGCCGGCCAGGATGCGCGTCGCGGCACGTTCGTGCAGCGTCACGCGGTGCTGCACGACCGTGAGAACGGACAGGAGTGGCTGCCGCTGTCGAACCTCAGCGACAACCAGGCCAAGTTCTGGATCTACGACTCGCTCCTCTCCGAGTACGCCGCGATGGGCTTCGAGTACGGGTACTCGGTCGAGCGCCCGGACGCGCTGGTGCTGTGGGAGGCCCAGTTCGGCGACTTCGCCAACGGGGCGCAGACGGTGATCGACGAGTTCATCTCCTCGGCCGAGCAGAAGTGGGGACAGCGCTCCTCGCTCGTGCTCCTGCTGCCGCACGGCTACGAGGGGCAGGGGCCTGACCACTCGTCGGCCCGCATCGAGCGCTACCTCCAGCTGTGCGCCGAGAACAACATGGTGGTCGCACGCCCGTCGACTCCGGCGTCCTACTTCCACCTGCTGCGCCGACAGGCCTACGCCCGCCCGCGCAAGCCGCTCGTGGTGTTCACGCCGAAGGCAATGCTGCGACTCCGAGGGGCCACGAGCTCGGTCTCCGATCTCACCAGCGGCCGCTTCCAGCCGGTGATCGACGACGCCCGGATCACCGATCGCGAGGCCGTGAAGACGGTCCTGCTGCACTCGGGCAAGATCCACTACGACCTCGCCACGGAGCTGTCGAAGAACCCCGACGACACGGTCGCGCTGGTCCGCGTGGAGCAGTTCTACCCGCTGCCCCTCGAGGAGCTGCGCGCGGTGGCCGACTCGTACCCGAACGCGCAGCTGCGCTGGGTGCAGGACGAGCCCGAGAACCAGGGCGCCTGGCCGTTCATCCAGTCGTCCCTCACCCCGCACCTCGGCGGCCGTGCCCTCAGCGTGGTCTCCCGGCCGGCCTCCGCCTCGCCGGCGGCGGGTTCGGCGAAGCGTCACGCGGCCGAGCAGACGGAGCTGATCGCGCGCGCCCTGGCGTAG
- a CDS encoding septum formation family protein, translating into MKTTTRVLLSTPLLLLGLSTLVACSGSSAPPAVDSTTGAEIEQQDTDVFTLEIGDCLNDATAAHEVSELPLVDCAEEHDSEVYYEFDLPDDDTFPAATIDDDAAAGCEEQFESFVGIPYEESTLTYGTYQPTAQSWTGAHDRAVSCVIADPAGKVKGTLKGAAR; encoded by the coding sequence ATGAAGACGACGACTCGAGTCCTGCTCTCCACGCCGCTGCTCCTCCTCGGCCTGTCCACGCTGGTCGCGTGTTCCGGATCCTCCGCGCCGCCCGCCGTCGACTCGACGACCGGGGCCGAGATCGAGCAGCAGGACACGGACGTCTTCACCCTGGAGATCGGCGACTGCCTGAACGACGCGACGGCCGCGCACGAGGTCTCTGAGCTCCCCCTCGTGGACTGCGCCGAGGAGCACGACTCCGAGGTCTACTACGAGTTCGACCTCCCCGATGACGACACGTTCCCGGCCGCGACCATCGATGATGACGCCGCTGCGGGATGCGAGGAGCAGTTCGAGAGCTTCGTCGGCATCCCCTACGAGGAGTCCACGCTGACCTACGGGACCTATCAGCCCACCGCTCAGTCGTGGACCGGGGCTCATGACCGTGCTGTCAGCTGTGTCATCGCCGACCCGGCCGGGAAGGTCAAGGGCACCCTCAAGGGCGCCGCCCGCTGA
- a CDS encoding zf-HC2 domain-containing protein, translated as MSDVTAADDCGCDKARAELEEYLRHELCRTDVEQIRAHLETCDGCSSELHVSVTLTETVRRACKEQAPETLRSTLIATLRTL; from the coding sequence GTGAGTGACGTGACCGCCGCGGACGACTGCGGCTGCGACAAGGCTCGAGCGGAGCTCGAGGAGTACCTCCGGCATGAGCTGTGCCGCACCGACGTGGAGCAGATCCGTGCCCACCTCGAGACGTGCGACGGATGCTCGTCCGAGCTCCACGTGAGCGTGACGCTCACCGAGACCGTGCGCCGGGCCTGCAAGGAGCAGGCGCCCGAGACGCTGCGCTCCACCCTCATCGCCACGCTCCGCACGCTCTGA
- a CDS encoding sigma-70 family RNA polymerase sigma factor: MSTPSESVDDATERSDASPRDPRELFEEQAIPFLDQLYGAALRMTRNPADAQDLVQETYVKAYAAFGQFEQGTNLKAWLYRILTNTYINTYRKKQRDPYQGSTSELEDWQLGTAESATTTTTGRSAEAEAIDHLPDSDVKAALQSIPEDFRLAVYLADVEGFSYQEIADIMKTPVGTVMSRLHRGRRLLRGLLADYARERGLTVPDAKRSAK; this comes from the coding sequence ATGAGCACCCCATCTGAGTCGGTCGACGACGCGACCGAGCGCAGCGACGCATCCCCTCGCGACCCGCGAGAGCTCTTCGAGGAGCAGGCGATCCCCTTCCTCGATCAGCTGTACGGCGCAGCCCTCCGCATGACCCGCAACCCCGCCGACGCCCAGGACCTGGTGCAGGAGACCTACGTCAAGGCGTATGCCGCGTTCGGCCAGTTCGAACAGGGCACGAACCTCAAGGCGTGGCTGTACCGCATCCTCACCAACACGTACATCAACACCTACCGCAAGAAGCAGCGCGATCCCTACCAGGGCTCGACGAGCGAGCTCGAGGACTGGCAGCTGGGCACCGCCGAGTCGGCGACGACGACCACGACGGGTCGGTCGGCCGAGGCGGAGGCCATCGACCACCTCCCCGACAGCGACGTGAAGGCGGCTCTGCAGTCGATCCCCGAGGACTTCCGGCTGGCCGTGTACCTGGCCGACGTCGAGGGCTTCTCGTACCAGGAGATCGCCGACATCATGAAGACCCCCGTCGGCACCGTGATGAGCCGCCTGCACCGTGGCAGGAGGCTGCTCCGCGGTCTGCTCGCAGACTATGCGCGTGAGCGCGGGCTGACGGTCCCGGATGCGAAGAGGAGCGCGAAGTGA